The Triplophysa rosa linkage group LG15, Trosa_1v2, whole genome shotgun sequence genomic sequence gactatgtgtagtgacgtagatacgttgcggttagagactcggactagctcatgtcttgtttgcatgattcagagtcgactcccatttttacaagccaataactttgttatttattcaccttcggacttacaacttggcagacagcttactttcaaacacggcaacataacacactgcatgaaatgtaattttcatgatctcatgctacttactctttaagcATGTTGCCTCGTTTACAGCAAGAGTCTGGctattataatttaatttattaaatctTGGTCTGATGTCAAGTGACCTTGACAATGAAATGAGTTTAAGAAACAAGGGATTTTCCTGTTGTTTGATGTATTTTGTAAAGGTGCATTAAAATAGCTTTTTTCGTAGGATTTTGCATTGATTTATTTATAGCATTATTACTGGCACGCTGTTGAAGTGCACATAGAGAATACTGTGAAAATACCAGTAAAATAAGTGATGTATATTTTGTGTAAAGAAATACACTAACTTAAAATGGCTTATGGCATGAAAACATCTAGGACCACGTTTTCTATCTACTTGTGGCAGTGCAAGCTCTCTTTTaccccagtttcacagacaatgcttaaggctagtcctacACTAAGACACATGTTTGAGCTGACAGATGTTTAAATAAGCCAGTGCCATTGATTTATGTGAAGATTCAAAACAGTATCATATTTTTTGATGTGAAGGCATGCTTTTAAAAGATGCTTAAACatcttaatttaactaaggcttaATTTAGCTAAGCCTTGAAACCAGGCCCAAGTACTGAAGACGTGATGAAAAGGCATCAATAGTGATTTTTGCAGCTTAACCTTACTGCATATGCATTCCCTTTATGGGAGCAGAGtatttgaataatttaaatgtaatttcctAAGGCTTGCAGTAGTCAGTTTATAGGTATTTGCACAATTCTCTTTAACGCTCCCAAAAAGCGTGTCTTGGCCTATTTTGTGCTAGACATGGTAGGCTTATTACAATTcttttgatatattttgttGGTCATTATGGAAGTCAGCTTCTGCGGTTCAGATTACCCACAACTTTACACTGCTATTGGCTCCTATTCCAGCTCCAAATCGCCTCTTTAACAAACGAACGAAAAATTGTAGCTAAATGCCTACTATAAATTTAGGGAACCAAATAGTAGCTATACGGCCACTAGTTCAAAAAGTCGAGCAAATCCTTAACGTCTCCAGTGGCGTAGGTAATAGCGCATAAGGATCATAGATTTGTCCTTTGATGCGAGACCCTGGTTCGAATCCACCTGTTGCCGAGCTCACATATCACatcaaaatgcatttatgcaGAAATAAAGTGCATAACGAGTGTTTATCAAGAATAAACAAGAATATTTAttgggtaaggttaggggtcaGAGAGGCCTTTTATTCTCCCATTAATGCAGCATCCatttaataattgtaataaatgtatacagtaatCATTAATAGTCTAGGTTAATTATTGTATCctgttacagtttttctcgattgcttaaacacatttcttgaaattatgcctcgtattctcaaaacagtgaacacaaatccataacatctcacccaattccccaaacatcctattttcaggtcaaaatgaagctctcttctctaaaccattcaaacttgctgaaaaaccaaacttttcccccagctatgacacacaagccctcaaaaacacccacactgcaacatagtcttagacactggtgagataaattcaaaacactgttattaaaatctctttgtgggacttaagaataatttgacagcttagtgtttattagaatatacaacataaaagagtgcacatagagcaaagtacaagaatgagctttaggaaaaaataaaacattacactattggaaagtagatgaagatgatcttacaagacaagaaaagttcaaaaaccaaagaacaatttaaactggtcatgcaacacaattcaGTATCTGCacaattaacatttacattcaggcatttagcagatgcttttatccaaagcgacttacagagaagataaaggaaacaaaacagtgaagcgatttgtcaataggaggcattgtaaaaaatatggcatcctctgcacctttggcccaattttgcaaaagtgtactattttctgcaaaaatacggaacaggtaaaaaaggctacaaatgcacatttgtaaacttgataatcacaaatttgagggtgtacacatgctacagtttactggatacagaatagtgaaatttctctcatataaagtgtgtactgtgattatactgtctataatgtttactgtaagtagtataaagcgcagtagatgattctaggatgcacaattactgtacctgtgctcctattgatattatcctgagattctggttggtgtgtcatcagttttgcaactgaatgtttactgatggacaaatgtgtgctatttgagtttacaacttgacacttcagttaattatattgtgtgtttgtgttttctgaatgagaacatggttaaacctttgcaaattgaggctgtttgtgtgtggggtttgtacaagttggtgtattgttctgagaatgtgtttatggttgtcagaaaatggtgagttgtttcatgaattgtgtgttagcaatcgagaaaaactgtaatgtacaaaaatactgaggtgcaaatagtatctGCCAATATAAGGTATAGATAGTATCTAataactatttacatttattgcaaAGAACTGTGAATTTTACATGGTGTAAATAGAATATATAACTATTTGCACTTAGTGTAAATGGCAAGTGCATATAGCCACTGCTTAATTCAACTGGGAAAATGTAGACTATATTTGGtttcaatgtgttttttaaagaatttttacAGTCATGGTGGCAgtgaaattctaatggatttttctataaaaatacactttatcctctgacaaaaaataaacatgaacgtTTTTTAAAGGACATGTCAGGTTAACAATACTCAACaattactttaatttaaaggaAATAGACAGTTCTTTCCAGTAACACATTTAATCAGTTAAAGAACAGGCGAAATGTATATTAGGTGtcaatatatgcatttatatgGAATTGCACAGTGCTGATCAAAATGAGATGTTACTGTTAAAttctctgtaaaaatacatttattttttacagtgtattttatcatgaaatattgcagcgtttattgtaaatagtttatcaatgtgggttattctctttttaaaaattgtgtgccctcataatctttagttaaaatctgaaaatgcacttccatcctgtaatgactatccatcttagatgacgtattttagatggcttgggcggagcaacTCCTGccctttaactgtcagtctgctgccagttccacttcaaaatgcaatggctgtttttatacatcaaataaaatcgcagagaaagaagaaagccacgcccactatttttatcattcaaaattccatttcactcggaaatgcgtcaaaatacgaaAGTTAAAACGGTCGCTACTTccagttcacagggactttaaagctGGGTATATCTCTCGGTTTACtattacaatatttaaaaaaagctttttttcatattaatcaccaaagctctACTACGCCAGGTTTAtcggactggtttgtttgtcggaAAAAAAATGTGGTAAGTCACGGGGGCACAAATTATTGCcgttatgattggtcagatcgcttgtcaatcaaactgcttgcgaCGGgtcaattgtttgtttttgtttatcttttttatctgtttttaagaGAAACACACGAGACTTAATTAATACTGAAATGAAACATAACTGTGAATCTCCTGAACCAAAAAAGCAACTTCTGAGCAATAAAATTTCTCTTTGACACTTTAGCAATTCAATACGAAATATAGAATAGTTTAATACATCAAATTGTAGATAGGTAGCCTTTAAGATTCTGCTCTAACACTGTTGGTGTTATAAATATGCTTTAATATAAAagcacgttttttttttcattttcttattttaaactGACAAGAATACCTCACTATTGAGTCCCACATCCCAATGGCCCTGGTCAAGGTGTGCCAGTTCCTGCTCTGTCATCAGTGCTGGATACTGGAAAAGAAAACAGTGAACACCATGAAAACGAACAGccagcacaagacaatagaGTATCATGACCAATATACTCTAGCCACACGTGAACCTAAAATCATGAGACGCATACAATATAATAAATTCAAATGCACAATAATTATTATGTTATATGATGTATTATGAAGTTGACAgttgacaatcaacaaaaggtgcttcacaatgccatagaagaactgtttttgtctgaatggttccataaagaatctTGATCATCTACAGTTCTTTGTTGTGtgtaaaaatggttcttctatgacatTGTGACAAACCTTTTGTAGCACTTTTGATAAGAGTGCAAGTCTGATAAATGGTTTGGTTCTTACAGTTTTCACACAGAGCAAAAATAGCATCATTAGACATTGTAACTGTTGCACATTTGAGTTAAATGTAGCCTGCATTTGGAGAGTTATTAATGCATAGTGACTTCAGAAGTAATTCTAAAGCTGCATGTATAGTTTAGATGTTTAAGTTCCAAAAATGTACATAGCAAGTAAACTTGAATGCACTATAGGTCACTTTGGAAAAAAGCATCAACCAAACGCTTAAAAGGAAGAGTTCTTGGAAATGATGacatattcttttatttttgggtaacaTCTTAATTTTAACTTTCCAGCAGTGGTTCTTTGGATAGAGGGCCACATTACAGATAGATAAACAACACATTACacaaaaaaggtgcttcaaagtttctttgatgccatagaaacaccttttggttccataaagaacctttaacatccgaagaacgtTTCTGtatcacaaaaggttctttgtggcaaaaaaggttcttcagattataaaaaagtaagaaagagatggctctttaaagaacctttggctgaatggttctttgtggaatcaaaaatggttattctatggcatcgctgtgaagaaccttttaaccACCTTAATTTTTATGAGTGTACAATTATGAGAGACAAAATCTAAAATTCTGCAGATTcacaaggtgtgtgtgtgtctgtgtagcATTATAGTAAAGGGGTGAAGAACAATGAAAAATAAGGCCAgcatataaaatgtgttttctagCGTTTGGGGATCACAAAACGGAAAATGTAGGCCATGGAGAAATGGGTGTGGAGAAATGGGTGTAGAGGCAGGGTGTATGGAGAGACAGGGGGATAAAAGGATGGAAAGAGGGGAGGAGGGACAATGAGATTTTCAAAGGGGAATCTATTGAGGGTCCAGCAGTGGGTACAGTGAGGAAGAGTCGGGAGGGGGCAGGAAACTATGCACACATCCTCAGATAGGAAACCTGCCTCTTCTATGAGGCATCCTGGAGTCAAATACTTCAGAGGTTTTAGGTTATGTCTGTTTAACACACATGCTCTCTTTCACTGACAGAACAATAATGGTATAGTTAATAGCTCAGGTGGGGAATGAGATTTCCTTACATTGGCAGACAAAGAGACAAACACATACTGTGCGGTCTGGTTATTACTTTACTTCCTGTTATAAATCAGAAATCCATTATgggctttattttttaaagtgaattAAGGTAAGATTtgtaaaaacttgaaaaatctTGCTTCatcaattaatcgaaaaaaaaAGGATTAAGTGCAGAAAATAAGGCACACTgcagttttttacagttttttccacatataatctcaaaaactgtaattttatggtattttactattttatatatataaactgtaaaattgcagaaaaagATAGTAAATTTACAAGGAAAAAAGGGGAAATAGTAATTTTACAGGggggaaatgttattttatggggcgttttttacaggatttttttgcagtgtactgAAGGACTGACCACTGTAACATCTTATGTGACAGCATGTGTAAAATGCTCACTGTACGTGAAACATTACACTACACAGTATAATACTTCGATTCAATGTAAATTTACTATAAACAAGAGCAACATtatcatcattcattcattcattcattcattatgcCACACttgtccttttgtgttccactaaaaGAACATCAGACATCAACCAAATGTAGAATTCTCTCCAATTGGAAAGTATAGAAATGTCAGATGCTTGAGACTATGGCTATGTACAGTTTATGTAGTGTCCCAATTTCTTTTTTGTGTCCCAAGTTTTTACATAACAATTAATTTAAGCGTTTACATCTACAGTCTCCCTAGTTGTGAACAGGGGGTTTTAgtgatgttgtttgtttagtCTTGTGTGAGATTATGTCTTCCTCAGTtctgaaaaaaacatacagcTGGATCCTTCAGTGTGCATACAATCTCACGGTTCCTGTTTAAGACGACAGAAGATGAGccgaaataaacaaaaagttgCTTTGATGTCAGCTAAGCCATGAACTAATACATGCTCTACTGGTCTTGAGACCTTATGCACATCAGGACTAAACAAACATGTActgaacaataaaatattttttatatgtacTGTAGGAAAGGATGTATCTGGGTGTGTTGATATAGTTTGAAGGGAACTAAATTTAAAGTGCCAATGAAACCTGGTAAAATTAGATGTGTGATTACCAAACCCTTAcctattgaaaaaaaacagcatatgctgggttaggtatgttttgatgctggtttgaccatcttaaaccagttaaggaccagcacatgaccagcttaaaccagcacaaaccagcatcaaaacataccaaaccaatATATGCTGGTTTTTTGAACAGGGTTACAGTCttaaagtgttttacacagctACTTGCATGTCTTCTGCAAGATGCAATGCTGCGTAAAAGCCAGACAAAATTTGTACAAGAATTAGAAAAGATTTGTTAAGATAAGATCAAAATTGAAGATTCTATCCTGCTTGAAGTTTTTTTCTGCTTAAAAATGTCATGCCAGCTAGTTAgtgcaaaggagaagtgctcactaacacagatttatacagatttgtgaacaatatttgagagaaataggccttttgtcgacatagaaaaagtcttagatctttgagttcagctaatgaaaatgggggcaaaaacaagtgttgcatttataattttggtcagtgtaagTAGACGTAATGGAGTGAAATCTAACCGAATAAATCAGCAAACCAATTAATTTTAAAGTCAAAAGTAGGTTAATatttgataaaatatttttgcaagCTGCCCCTCAGTGTTTATAGGCAGAACTGCAAGTTGTACATCTGCATTTATTTCAAGCGTTCTAAAAACGGTGACGTTCTAACAGTTTTCTTCTATTTACATTTTACCATGAGcgttcatttatatttttattatggaTTTTATCTTGTTGCATTGTCTGACCAGAGTAGCCTCAGGGGTCAACTGCTGTAAGCGGAACCTAAAACATCCAGTATTTGGTGTCCTCCGGTGCTTTAAACGGGCGGACGAATTATGACGCTGTAATGTTTGACATTATCCTAACAGTTAATATCATATGGTTTTCGTTAGCGTTATGTTTTATGGTAGCTTTTTGCCTCTAtaaattttcattaaaactaCCTTACGAACTCGATCGCGTGTTTCAGGATTTAATTCGATATGGAAAAACTAAAGACAACATCAAGCGCCAAAGCTGGCAGCTCGTTTATGACGTGTCTAAGAGGTGATTGTGGGCTAAATATGTCATAAGACGTTTTGTAAAGGTCTTACAGTTTGTGCAGGTATCTGCGGTTTTGcattgttattaaataaatcttTGTATCTCTGTAGATGTTTCTATCACTTCTATGCGGTGTCTGTGATGTGGAATGGACTCCTCCTACTCTTCTCCCTCCGGTCTGTCGTCATTGGCGAGATGTTTCCTGATTGGTTGATGGACTTGCTTTGGTGTTTGACTGGCAGATCAAGAACTGCATGGAAAGGTTGTTTAAATAAGATGTAttactaaatgaaaacatttgttttgtaaaatatgtaCAGAATGACAAGTTAGTAACCATCATTgccattaaaatgaatatttatttgtttttcagagTTACAGCTTTCTGTTCTACTATTACAAGTGCTACTATGGATCCATTCCCTTAGACGGCTTTTGGAGTGCTTATTTGTCAGTGTATTTTCTAATGGTGTGATCCATGTAGTACAATATACTTTTGGTTTGGCCTACTATGTCCTACTTGGTCTAACTGTCCTGTGCATAAATGCCTCTTCGACACAAGAAGGTTATTACAGTCTTCTGTTATCTATGTTTTGTCTACAATACACCTGCAAAACAAAGCAACTCAGACGTGTCCAGAtgatgtcatttgaatgtactaacaatgttgtttgtttatttgtcccTCCGCATGCCAGGGGTCAAATCAGTTGCGTTATTTTATCAGCTCACTTGGCATCATGTCATTGGGACTCTTCTTTTTGTTTGGGCATCACTCCTCCAACACCGGTCCCTCTCACTGCTGGCAAACCTGAGGACTGACCACTCAGGTAAGAATCTTGGAGTTTTCTGGGAAGAGAATTAAGCCATCCACAAATCTTAAGTTGCAGCTGAAATCTGGAAAAAAAATTCTGCTTCCCCTTAAATGTGATCTGTAGCACTTTTTCTATTTACACAATGTCAAGTATAGTAAGTAGAAACCAATAAAACATGCATATCCATGAAAGACACCAACTCAAATTGTTATCTGTTTGTGAGTACAAGTACAAAACAGGTCTGTTTAATGATACAACAGCCATTGAACCATTTCCCATTCTGTTTCTATATGCTGTATAGGTAAAGTGGAGACCTTGGCCCACAAGATGCCACAGGGGGGCTGGTTTGACTGGGTCTCCTGTCCACATTACCTGGCCGAGCTTCTGATTTACACTGCCATGAGTGTTTGTTGTGGTTGCAGCTCATTAACCTGTTGGCTGGTGGTACTGTATGTACTCTGTAACCAGGCACTGGCTGCCCAGCTCTGTCATGATTACTACAGGAGCAAGTTTGAAACCTATCCATGTCATCGGAAAGCTTTTATTCCTTTTATCCTGTGAATTTTTTATGCAAAATCTCTTTTATATGGAAACTAAATGAATAAAGCTATTGACTAAATACACGGATCAGTCTCAATGCATATTCTTATGAGAGCAAGTTGATCTGAAATTACAGCTTGTTGCCCTGACAGACTGACCTCAGAAGGTGAGAAAACAACATGAGTGGTTTGTACCTCCTTCCTAAAGATCATTTTTATGCATCTATTATTTAAATTAGTGTAAGCAAGTCAGCTGCGGTTATTTTTTGCCACTTGCAACAGATAAACTGActcgaataaataaaatatataagtgTACAAATCCCATATAAATGTTTGTGGGCAAAGCCAAACTCGTTCTTTGAAGCGAATATCATCTCGCATTTCTTGTCGCTTTGCAGCTCTACCTACCTTGAAAGCAGTCCGTGATACGTCAAAGGGAGCGACCTTCCAACAAATGGATATCCACTATTGTAGTGACGTACTGCTCTTCGTTACACGTTGATCCTtcaactgaccaatcacagatATTAATTGAAACCAAGGTTTCTATTCGCCTTCGGATCAGCCGCTTCTGAAGATGACCACGGTGGGCTAGCCAGACTTTAACAAGAAAACGCGGATGTACTTTTTTATCTTAATTTGCAAAGTAAAACCATAATATAAGCCGCGTAAGGCAGCCTTTAAGATGCCTTTCCGGGCCGGCGAGTGGCATGCCGGAGGCAGGTCTATATGCTTCCTTATTCTGCTGAACGTCGTGTTGTTCTCAGCTGGAGTTACAGCAAATCAAGAAGAGAATAAAGTCGTCGCCAATGAAGAACACCCCGTGGAGGTACATATCAAACCTTCAGTGTGTACTTTTCTACATTAAACACACGTGTAAAATGACCTACTCGCGAAACAAGGCTAGTGGTGGAAGTATCATTAAAGCTTCATATTGCTATCCTTTAAGGAAAACTAGACTGTAACGTTACTCTGATAGAATTACACCCAGGTGATTTTACAAGTGGTCACTAAACGCGCAGAGGGGATGCTGAGATTGGGATGTAGACAGTGTTTATTTGTTGCTTTAACCGTACTCGTGTTGATAAACAAAGCCGAATTTACGACTGACATGCATACAATCATACACACTAGTACTCTTCTTCATGCTGGGTGTCATCGGGCGCgttgatatttattttatatgataataataaaacagactCAAACCTTTTACCCTGTTTTAAGAGTCACTGTGGCGCTGGAACGAAACGTTGAGTCTGAGGTGAGCAATGTTTTAACAAAACGGATCATCCGCTTTATTGCCACGTGTTTGAGTAGATAAAATGAAGGGTTTAAACTTGGGTTTTCTCCCAAGCCTGTGAGGAAGAAAGTAGGTATTAGAAGGCTGAACAATAACCTTAATGAATTATTCACATTACTGTGCTCATTTGCAGGACAAACAAATAAGAATTTATCCCATTCATTTACATCGTACTTACTGTTAAAAACGTATGTCACGTGATATTGTAGTGTACGCTTCAAACTCTCATTCATTCGTTTCAATTTCAATTGCATTCTCTTACAAGGTGACAAGTTATTGTGCCACGTGGCTTAAATAATCATCTGAATAATTGGtaaacaattataaaaaaaatcgataGTAAGCATTACATTATTATAATTCTTACTAGAGTGTAGCCTACTTTTGGCCCAAAAACAGTAACCCACACATTAGTATTTTGTTTGTAGACTAGACATTTAATATTTCTCACATTTTGTTCTGTATATTTCAGACATCAAAACACAACTGCCCTTGACACATAAGCTAGAAAAGTCTTTATGATTTGATTAGTTTGAATATGGCACACTAAATATTCTCTATGAAAATAGCTCAAATCGTGTATGTTTGTTAACCGTGAAACCTGAATTACTGTTAGTGTTTTTTCTCCAAAATCTTCATGAATTGTTTTGCCTATGAAGAACTATACACTTGTCACTATTTCTGACATTGAAACACTTGTCCAGCTCCAGAAGGCCTCCACCGGTCATGCACCCGGCCCGGCGATCGGTGTCAGCGAGCCCAATAAAGGAAATATGGGCTTCATTCATGCTTTCGTAGCAGCTATTTCTGTCATTATCGTCTCGGAATTGGGAGACAAGACGTTCTTCATCGCAGCCATCATGGCCATGCGCTACAATCGTCTCACAGTTTTGGTGGGAGCCATGTTGGCTTTAGGACTCATGACGTGCCTGTCAGGTAGGTGGAACTTGTTTGTCAAATTCAGAGAAGATTCAGATAAAAAAACACCCAACACTTTCCAGGAAAACCGCACTTTCTCACAACTACTTTTAAAGCATCTGTATCAAAAAAAATTTGTGGGTGAGAACAGTCCCCCAAAAATTAGGCTCTTAGGTCTTGACCTAGTTGCTAACCTTGATTGCTGAAGGAGACTAGTTGAGCGAGGTATCTGTGAGGTAGCTCAGTCTTACTAACATGACAAATAGTCTAATTGGATATTAACCTACAATATCTAATCAGAGATTGCCACTAGCTTTATTTGATATGATCTTGTTTATTTGCTAGATGTCGCTTAGCTTTTTGATTTGAGTTCTTTGTTCTTACCTGCCATTCATATTCACTGTGTTTCTGTTCTATACTAgatatgaaatatttaatttgCTGTGCTATAATTTGACTGTCTGAAGTAAACAGTCTTATCATATCAATGTTTTACCTGCTGCTTAAAcagtcttaaagtgatagttcacccaaaaatgaaaattctgtcatcatttactcaccctcgtgtcatttcaaacctgtatgacttactttcttctgcagaacacaaaagaagatattttgaagaatgttgttaactgggccccattaacttgcattggttttgtgtccacaccatagaagtgaatgggggccagtgctgctGTTCGctaaccaactttcttcaaaatgtcttcttttgtgtaatgtggaaggaagaaaaagtcataaaggtttgaaaggacgagagtaaatgatgacagattttttatttttgggtgaactatcaccattttattttatgcatatTACAAAGCATTGAAAAATATGACTTGTATGAAGCACTAGCTTATACTTTTCATTCTCATGAAAACATTGAAATGTGcaatgattttaaatataaaacataatcaaGTAACACACAAATGATTATAATACAGGTAGTTGTTTTCTACCATGCACAAAGAATAATTTTTACATGGGAATGACTTATTcttgtattttattgcattttatgattaaaatctcattaccgtaacatgTCTGAATACTGTGTTCGCAAGATTATTGATTATCATTACTGATTTTctagagagagaaaaatgtcaaaaacctGTTAAATTGTAAAATTAATGATTTTAAACATGGCAGACCTGGTTTTTAATGCctaaaaaggaaactttttgatGCCAGTATTATAAATCTTTACACAAGATTTTGTGAGAATCAGCCAGCTGGTTGTAAAAGTCATTGTTGgtttttcatttgtaaagaaaaacacaaagttcttaatgtgtttacagcGAGTGTTTTTGTGCTGTCTTTCATTCAATTTTCTGAATGCTTGAAGGACCTATGACACATTTGTCTTCCCATTAGTCTTGTTCGGTTATGCCACCACCATTATCCCACGGATCTACACCTACTACATATCAACCGCGCTGTTTGCCATCTTTGGTTTGCGAATGCTGAGAGAGGGATTGAAGATGAGTCCTGATGAAGGTCAGGAGGAGCTGGAGGAGGTTCAAGCCGATATAAAGA encodes the following:
- the tmem165 gene encoding transmembrane protein 165, producing MPFRAGEWHAGGRSICFLILLNVVLFSAGVTANQEENKVVANEEHPVELQKASTGHAPGPAIGVSEPNKGNMGFIHAFVAAISVIIVSELGDKTFFIAAIMAMRYNRLTVLVGAMLALGLMTCLSVLFGYATTIIPRIYTYYISTALFAIFGLRMLREGLKMSPDEGQEELEEVQADIKKKDEELQRYKMANGASDVEAGVGATMLPQRKWHSVISPIFIQALTLTFLAEWGDRSQLATIVLAAREDPCGVAVGGTLGHCLCTGLAVIGGRMVAQKISVRTVTIIGGIVFLAFAFSALFIKPDSGF
- the srd5a3 gene encoding polyprenol reductase, whose translation is MFDIILTVNIIWFSLALCFMVAFCLYKFSLKLPYELDRVFQDLIRYGKTKDNIKRQSWQLVYDVSKRCFYHFYAVSVMWNGLLLLFSLRSVVIGEMFPDWLMDLLWCLTGRSRTAWKELQLSVLLLQVLLWIHSLRRLLECLFVSVFSNGVIHVVQYTFGLAYYVLLGLTVLCINASSTQEGVKSVALFYQLTWHHVIGTLLFVWASLLQHRSLSLLANLRTDHSGKVETLAHKMPQGGWFDWVSCPHYLAELLIYTAMSVCCGCSSLTCWLVVLYVLCNQALAAQLCHDYYRSKFETYPCHRKAFIPFIL